ATCGCGAAGAAGACGCCGAGCGGAACGGCAATCGAGACGAAGGCTGCGGTCGCCAGGATTTCCCAATTCCCGCCGCGCGTTCCGAGCAGTTCGACGATCTGGTTGGTCATGACGGTTGTCGAGCCCGTTGCGTCGATCAGGAACACCTTTGCGACCAGCAGATCGTTCCACGTCCACAGGAACTGGAAGATGGCGAAGGACGCGAGGGCGGGAAAACTGAGCGGAAGGATGATCCGGGTGAAGATCTGGAAATCGGTGGCGCCGTCGACCTTGGCGTTCTCGATGATATCCCGGGGAAGTCCAACCATGTAGTTTCGAAGCAGATAAACGGCCAGCGGCATGCCGAAGGCCGTGTGTGCAAGCCAGACCCCGAGATATCCCTTGCCGATCCCGATGCCGAGATGCAGCCGCAACAGCGGGATCAGCGCCAGTTGCAAGGGAACGACGAGCAGTCCGACCACGGCCGCGATCAGCAGCGCGCGGCCGGGAAATTCCATCCAGGCGAGTGCGTAGGCGGCAAAGGCCGCCACCACGATCGGTATGATCGTTGCCGGGATCGTGACCGTCAGCGTGTTGAAGAAGGCCTTCGCCATATTGTCCTGGCCCGAGCCGGAAAACAGGATCGTGCGGTAATTGTCGATCGTGAACTCGGGCGGAACCGTCGCGGTGATGAAGATACGCTGCCCGCGTCCCGACAACTGCTTGTCGTTGCCGCGCCAGACATAGCTTCCATCCGCTTGGAGCGTGACGCTTTCGCCGTCTTTCATCTCCGCGGTTTCACCGGGCTGAAACGCCGAGACGTCCCTGGACGAGATGCCCCAGGCCCGGATCTGGCGGGGATCACCCTCGAAGATATTTCCGGTCACCACGAACATGTCGCCGTCGGCGACGCGGTTGTCGTCCGGATCGGCGGCCCTGTAGACCTCGTTCTGTTCGGATTCGAACAGCGCTGCCCACCAGCCTGAACTTGAAATCTGGTCGGCGGTCCGGAACGACGACACGAACAGGCCGATCGTCGGAAACAGCCACAGCAGTACCAGGAAGACGACGGAGATATGGACTGCCCAAACCAGTCCGGATTTCTTGCCGGCGATCGTGGCCATTATCTCATCTCCTTGCGCGCGTTGTAGACGTTCCAGACGAGGATCGGCGTCACCAGCAGCATGATGACGATCGCGCTCGCGGACCCGACACCCCAGTCATTGGCGCGGAACAGCTTGTCGTACATGTAGTTCGCCAGGACCTGCGTCTCCCACTGACCGTTGGTCATCGCGAAGACGATATCGAAGACCTTCAGAACGGTGAGCGTGATTGTCGTCCAGACGACCACGATCGTTCCCATGATCTGCGGCACCTTGATCTTGAAGAAGATCTGGAACGGGTTGGCTCCGTCGATAATGGCTGCCTCGACCGTTTCTTCCGGAATGCCGCGCAGCGCGGCACTCAGGATCACCATCGCGAAGCCGGTCTGGATCCAGATCAGCACGACCATCAGGAAGAAGTTGTTCCACAGCGGGATCGTCAGCCAGGTCTGCGCTTCGCCGTAAGGCAATTCACCGATCCAGAGCCCGATCAGGGAACTGACGGAGACCCAGATCAGCCACAGGGCACCGCCCGCGACGAGCAGCCGGAGCGGCAGCAACCAGGCGGATTTGTCTTCGCCCTTGGCGATGATGCCGCGCGCGAATGACCAGGCGACGGAGGCGACGATGACGATGAAACCGATGAGCAGCATCGAGGGCAGCACCTGCAGCATCAGCACCGATCCGATGCCGCCGTCGAATTTCAGCCAGACGGCGTTAAGAATACCGATCTGGTTCTGATCCTCCGGCCGGGTGTCATAGATCAGTTTGAAGATGACCGACGCACCAACGAAGGAAATCGCCATCGGCATGAAGATGAGCGACTTGGCAAGATTGCCCCACCTGATCCGGTCGGTCAGTTGGGCAACGAGCAGACCGAAAGCGGTGGAGATGGCCGGCACCACGATCAGCCAGAGCATGTTGTTGCGCACGGCTTCCCAGAACTTGGGTTCCGCCATCATCTGCTGGTAGTTGGCCAGTCCGACGAAAGCGCCACCCTGATCCCGATCCGTCAGGGACAGGCGCAGCGTTTCGAAGACGGGATAGGCAAGATAGAGCATCAGAGCGAAAAGGGCCGGAAACAGGAACAGCCACGGCCGCACCATGTTGGCCCGGTTGATGTTCCGGCCTGCATTCGGCCCGGAAGCCGGAAAGATGACCTTGTCCAGAACTACGTTCGAAAAGAAGAAGTAACCGAGGCAGGCACCGACGCCGATAACGATGGTCGCCAACCCGAGGAGTGCCGGGTTATCCGCAAACATGGCCGTTCCATCCCATATGTCGTTATGGAGGTTTTCCGGTCGAGCCGGACAACACTTCTTTTTCAGGGCAAGGAGCGAAGTTAACGCCGCCTCGCCGGAAACGGCCGGCCGCCTGTCACGTGGAAGGCGGCCGGCAGAGTGTTACTTCAGAGCGTCCCAGCTTTCCTGGATCTCTTTGGTCACTGCCGCGGCATCCTTGCCGCCGGTGTAGTCGACCATGCCGGTCCAGAAGGTGCCGGCACCCACTCCGCCGGGCATCAGATCGGATCCGTCGAAGCGGAAGGTCGTCGCGTTGATCAGGATCTCGCCCTGGCCGCGCAGCGTGTCGTTCAGATACGCGTCGAGATTGACACCCTTGTGCGGTGTCAGGAAGCCGGTCTGCGCCATCATGATTTCATGTGACAGCGGAAGCTGGAAGAACTTCATCAGTTCGGTCGTCGCGTCGGACGGTTTGGTGATCGCCATCAGCGTTCCGCCGCCCAGAACCGGGTTGCCGAGGTCTTTTTCCGCATAGGCAGGGAAATAGAAGAAGTCGACATCCGCGCCAAACTCGACACCGTCCGGGAAGAAGGCCGGAACGAACGAAGCCTGGCGGTGCAGGTAGCACTGCGGCGGCGAGGAGAAAAGGCCCTTCGGGCTGTCGCGGAAGTCGGTCGAGGCGACGGCATCGGCACCGCCGGCAACCTTGTCGTCATCACGGGCGAACCAGCCGAATTCCTCGATGGCGGCAACAACGCGCTCGTCATTGAACGGAATTTCGTTTGAGACCCACTGGTCATAAACGTCCGCCGGCTGGGTACGCAGCATCATGTCTTCGACCCAGTCCGTCGCCGGCCATCCGGTCGCAGCGCCCGACCCCAGGCCGATGCACCAGGGCGTTTCGCCATCGGCAACGATCTGCTCGGTCAGCGCCTTGAGGTCTTCCATGGACTCCGGCACTTCGTAACCGGCATCCTCGAAGTTCTCCGGCACGTACCAGACGAGGCTCTTGACGTTGACGTTGTAGAAGAATCCGAAAAGCTGGTCGTTGCCGTCGCCGTCCTTGTAGGTGCCGAGATTGACCCAGCTTTCACCCGCGCCGTAGTTGTCGCCGACCCAGCTTGCCATGCCCTCGGGGAGCGGCTGCAGGAGACCGCGCGATGCCATGTCCGACGCAAGGCCCGGC
This region of uncultured Roseibium sp. genomic DNA includes:
- a CDS encoding carbohydrate ABC transporter permease; translation: MATIAGKKSGLVWAVHISVVFLVLLWLFPTIGLFVSSFRTADQISSSGWWAALFESEQNEVYRAADPDDNRVADGDMFVVTGNIFEGDPRQIRAWGISSRDVSAFQPGETAEMKDGESVTLQADGSYVWRGNDKQLSGRGQRIFITATVPPEFTIDNYRTILFSGSGQDNMAKAFFNTLTVTIPATIIPIVVAAFAAYALAWMEFPGRALLIAAVVGLLVVPLQLALIPLLRLHLGIGIGKGYLGVWLAHTAFGMPLAVYLLRNYMVGLPRDIIENAKVDGATDFQIFTRIILPLSFPALASFAIFQFLWTWNDLLVAKVFLIDATGSTTVMTNQIVELLGTRGGNWEILATAAFVSIAVPLGVFFAMQRYLVRGLLAGSVK
- a CDS encoding sugar ABC transporter permease, yielding MFADNPALLGLATIVIGVGACLGYFFFSNVVLDKVIFPASGPNAGRNINRANMVRPWLFLFPALFALMLYLAYPVFETLRLSLTDRDQGGAFVGLANYQQMMAEPKFWEAVRNNMLWLIVVPAISTAFGLLVAQLTDRIRWGNLAKSLIFMPMAISFVGASVIFKLIYDTRPEDQNQIGILNAVWLKFDGGIGSVLMLQVLPSMLLIGFIVIVASVAWSFARGIIAKGEDKSAWLLPLRLLVAGGALWLIWVSVSSLIGLWIGELPYGEAQTWLTIPLWNNFFLMVVLIWIQTGFAMVILSAALRGIPEETVEAAIIDGANPFQIFFKIKVPQIMGTIVVVWTTITLTVLKVFDIVFAMTNGQWETQVLANYMYDKLFRANDWGVGSASAIVIMLLVTPILVWNVYNARKEMR
- a CDS encoding ABC transporter substrate-binding protein is translated as MKSRLMACAAGLALSVSLGLGSASAELTFPPGEGSFTWDSYNAWAESAPDLSGQTVTIAGPWLQPEDGYFRNVLAYFTEATGAEVIYTGSDSFEQQIVIDAEAGAAPNIAVFPQPGLASDMASRGLLQPLPEGMASWVGDNYGAGESWVNLGTYKDGDGNDQLFGFFYNVNVKSLVWYVPENFEDAGYEVPESMEDLKALTEQIVADGETPWCIGLGSGAATGWPATDWVEDMMLRTQPADVYDQWVSNEIPFNDERVVAAIEEFGWFARDDDKVAGGADAVASTDFRDSPKGLFSSPPQCYLHRQASFVPAFFPDGVEFGADVDFFYFPAYAEKDLGNPVLGGGTLMAITKPSDATTELMKFFQLPLSHEIMMAQTGFLTPHKGVNLDAYLNDTLRGQGEILINATTFRFDGSDLMPGGVGAGTFWTGMVDYTGGKDAAAVTKEIQESWDALK